The Ruania halotolerans genome contains the following window.
GCCGGAGCTCGGTGAGCCAATCCGGTGGGTTCCGCTCCAGCTCGTCCAACTCGGGGCGCGTGAGCAGCGCGTGCTGGAACTCCTCCGGCGCGGCAGGGAGGTAGATCCCGAGTTTCTTCGCGGCGGTGATGGGCTTCATCCGCTGAGCGGCATCCGAGGCGGGCATTCCGTCAGTATGCCCGCTTGCGGGCCTCAAGCGAGACCAATCCGGAAGACTAGGCTAGCCGGATGACGCCGCAGCCCTTCCGCCTCGGCTACGTGCCGGGGGTGACGCCGGCGAAGTGGGCCCGCACGTGGTCGCAGCGCCATCGCACACCCCTCGAGCTCGTGCCGCTGGAGGCCGCCCAGGCCGAGCATGCCGTTCGCGAGGGCGAGGTCTGCGCGGCACTGCTGCGGCCCCCAGTCGATCGGGATCTGCTCAGCGCGATCGTGCTCTACGAGGAAACCGCCGTCGTGGTGGTACCCACCGACCACGTCATCGCCGCACTCGAGGACGGCGAAGAAGTCACCCTCGCCGACCTCGACACCGAGACCGTTCTGCATTGCCTGGACGAGGTGCTCGACTGGCCGAATGGTCCGCCCGGATCCGTCGCCGAACACCGGCCCGAGAGCACAGCAGCAGCGATCGCACTCGTGGCCGCGGGTGCGGGCGTGCTCGTCGTTCCGCAGTCACTGGCGCGCCTGCACCACCGCCGCGACCTCACCTACCGATCTCTCGCCGGTGGCCCTACCGCCCCTGTCGCGCTGAGCTGGGTCACCGATCAGAAGACTGACGAGATCGAGGACATGATCGGCATCGTCCGTGGCCGCACCGTCAACTCCTCGCGCGGTCGCCCCACCGGAGCGCCCGCCAAGGAAGAGACACCCACGGGCGCCAGTCGCCGCGATCGTTCCGCCGGCAGAACGGCCAACTCCACGGGAGGTGGCGCACGTCGCCCCCGAGGCAACGGCGCTCGGCCTGGGCGCCCGGGAGGGCGCCGTCCCCGCCGCGGCAAGCGCTGAACCGTCGGCACGAACCCTAGGCTGGGTACACGATGAGCACCGTCCGCGTTCCGGCCACAGCTGCGGCCACCCTGCATTCCGCCGTCGTGAACTGGTACGCCACGCACGCGCGCGATCTCCCCTGGCGTGCACCTCACGCATCTGCCTGGAGCGTGCTGGTCAGCGAGATCATGCTGCAGCAGACCCCCGTGGTGCGGGTTGAGCCGGCGTGGCGGGCGTGGATGCAGCGCTGGCCCACACCGGCGGACCTGGCCGCAGCAAGCCCAGCAGAAGTGCTCCGGGCATGGGACCGGCTCGGCTACCCGCGCCGCGCGCTCCGGCTGCGGGAGGCCGCAGCCGCGATCACCGAGCACCACGACGGCGAGGTGCCCGCCGACGAGGAGGCACTGCTCGCGCTACCCGGGATCGGGAGCTACACGGCTGCCGCCGTCGCCGCCTTCGCGTTCCGACGGCGATCAGTGGTCCTGGACACGAACGTACGCCGGGTGCTGGGCCGGCTGTTGAGCGGAACGGCCCTGCCACCACCGTCACCACGACGCACCGAGGCGGAGATGGCAGCCGAGGTGCTTCCTGCCGACCCGGAGGCCTCGGCGCGATGGAACGTGGCCGTGATGGAGCTCGGCGCATTGGTGTGTACGGCTCGCTCACCCCGGTGCGGGCAGTGCCCGGTCGCAGACCAGTGCCAGTGGCGGACGAGCGGCTACCCGGCCGATGAACATGCCGCCCGACGGCGCACCCAGGCCTGGCATGGCACCGACCGGCAGGCGCGTGGCCGGGTCCTCGCCGCATTACGCACTCAGGACGAGCTGCGACCGGAGGAGGTGCGGGAGCTGTGGCCCGACGCCACCCAGCTCGAGCGCGTGCTCACCGGCCTGCGCACCGATGGGCTCGTGAGTGCCATCGCCGACTTGGACGGCGTAGTGACCGGCTACCGCCTGCCACAGGGCTGAGGAACTACGCTCATTGACATGGCCGCCGTACCCACCACACCACCGGACGTGGTGATCGCACGCGCGTTGCGGGCCCACACCCGCACGTTGCTGGCGATGTGCACGATGGCCGTGGTGCTGGCACTGATCGGCGCCGGGGCGCTGCAGATGGCCGGGCCGAACTGGGACGATCTGCGCATCCTTGCCGGGCTCACCATGCTCGGTTCCGGGCAGCTGCTGGCGATCGTGGCTGCGATCGTTTCGGCTGTGGGCTGGATCGGACTTGTCCGAGCCGTCGGGGCGCCCGGTACTGCCGAGAGCACCCGCGCTGTCACCGAGGGTCTTCCGCGCCGGCAAGTCGAGACAACTGCCCGCAGGCTCGCTTTACTGATCCGGGTCACGCTGGCAGTGGCGGCGGTGGGCATCACCGTGTGGGTGCTCGCGGCGCCAGGTGGTGTGATCGGTGCCGCGGTCGGGGCCGTCCTGGTGCTCCAGGTGGCAGTGGTGATCGCGATCGTCAGGGTCAGTGTGCTGGTGCGTCCGCGCCGGCCGTAGCGGCACGGCGGAGCTGTTCCACCGTGCATGATCCGGGGGCCTGCCCCGTCCGTGCCGCTCGCCCGGCCCAGCGGGTGAGCGTGCCATTGACTGGTGTGGGAACCCCGTGCTGCTTGCCGAGCATGACAATCTCACCGTTGAGGAAGTCCGCTTCGATCGACCCGGTGCCGCGCCGCAGGGACTGCCAGCTGGATCCGCCGAGTCGCGAATGGCCGGGAACGTCGCCCACACGCAGTGACGGGCGCAGGGCAGCCTCCTCATCCGGCGTCGCCCAGGAGATTCCCGCGGCGGCGAGCGCCGCCTCGCCCTCCGTCCGGGCCTGCGCGGCCAGATGCGCGCTGTCGGGGTCATCGCCGGCCAACGCCTCGACGGCGTTGCCCAGGTTGGCAAGCAGTTTCGCGAACTTCCAGCGCATCACGTCCGCGCGCACCGGGGCGGCGAAACCGGCCGCTTCGAGGTCGGCAGCCACCTGACGGTCAACGTCGTCCACTCCGTCGGGCCACCGGCCCACATGCAGCACACCGTGCACCGGAGTGCCCTCGGCCACGACCACTCCGGGTTCGAGATGGGTGGTCGGCAGCCACAGGCACATGGCGTGCACATCGGCGAACACCCGGGCAGCGTGGGGCTCGTTCGCCACACCGTTCTGTGCCAGGAACACCGGAAGCCGCTCCGCGGCCGTACCGCCGCTCGATACGGGCACATGCGCCCACGCATCGAGCGCCCCTGCAGTGTCCTGCCCCTTCACCGCGAGGATGAGTACGTCATCCTCCTGCAGGCCCCTCGGCGCCGATGGTTCCCCCAACTGCTCCGGTCGGTTCACCACGGGAATCCGGTGCCTGCTCGTCCCGTTCGGGGTGAGTAATGTCAGACCGTCAGTGGCCAGCGCACGGCCATGCGCGCCCCGCGCCACCAGCACCACCTCGTGACCGGTGGCATGCAATGAGGCGCCGATCGTACCTCCGACGCCGCCGGCACCGATCACGATGTATCTCACCGTCTCAGCATCTCATTTCGTGACGCACCTGGCTCAACCGCCGGAGGTGTTGAGCCACAGGAAGACGATCACCACGATGATCAGTAGCAGCCACGCCCACCCGGAGGTGCTGGATGTGCCGTCACCGCTTCCATACCGGTTCCGCCGGGACCGATACGAACTGGAGGACGAACCTCCCCAGGACCTGCTGGACCGACTCGATCGGGACGAGGAGCGCCCGAACGAGGACGATGAACCGCGTGAACGTCGCGACGAGCCGAACGACCCGCCACCGGATCGCCGCCCGAAGGATCGACCGCCGGAGCGTCGACCGAAACCACCTCTGACCTTGCCCATGGCGATGAACGTAGCCGCTGCCGAGCCGGAGCGCACTGGGCAGAACTCCCCGAGGGCCGCCGGTCCTAGCCGAGCGTGCGCAGCATTCGCGTATTGCCGAGCGTGTTCGGCTTCACCCGGGCCAGATCGAGGAACTCGGCGATGCCATCATCGCGCGAGAGCAACAACTCGCGATAGACCTCCGGATCCACCACGTCCCCCTCGATCGGGGCGAACCCGTGCCGACTGAAGAAATCCACTTCGAAGGTCAGGCAGAACAGCCGGCGCAACCCGTACTCTTCGGCGCGCGCCAGCAGCGCCTCGAGGAGGGCGTGCCCGATCCCCACGCGGATCAGGTCGTGGCGCACGGCGAGTGTGCGCACCTCACCCAGGTCCTCCCACATCACGTGCAGGGCGCCGCAGCCGACCACCTCCCCCTCCAGCGTTGCCACCAGGAACTCCGGCACTGATTCGAAGTACCCCACCATGTCCTTAGCGAGGAGGATCCGTTCGTCCGCATACGGCTCAACCAGCGCCCGGATCGTCCGCACGTCCGCCGGGCGAGCGGGGCGGATCTGGAGTTCAGCGTCCGTACTCATGGGATCACCCTGCCACGGGCGCATGGCGCAGCCGCTCCAGCACCGTGCGCGCCGTGGTCTCATCGATGATCAGATCGGTGGCCACCCGGGCCCGCAAAGCGCCGAGCAGGGCCGGCACTTTCGCCTCTCCCACGGCCACGCAGACCCGCCGCCGCAGGGTACGCAGCTCCCGCGGTGAGGGTCCGGTGGCACGAGCGTTGATGGCGATGTCCCGATACGTCCCGTCCTCGCGAAGGAAGACCGTGCACACATCGCCCACCACGCGATCGGCCGTCAGTTGGGTGATCTCGGAATCATCGAGGTACCCGGCGTTGTAGACATGGCTGGGAACGTCTGCGGCCAGCGCGCCCACCCCGAACAGGGCGATATCAACACGGCGCTGGATGTCCAGCACCCGGCGAACACTGCGCTCGCGCCACATCGCAGCCTTCGTCTCGGCAAAGTCGAAGAATGCCGGCACCGGGAACAGGTGCGGGGTGGAATCGAAAGCCCCGGCAATCGTCGCGATCAGGTCGCCTGCGTAGGTGACTCCCCCGGCGAAGGTGTTGGCGGCGCCGTTGAGCTGCACCACGGTGCTACCACGCACGGGGTTCGGCGCCAGATGACCAGCGATCGCCGTCACGGTAGTCCCCCACGCCACACCCACGACCATGTCGGCACTGACCCACTCGCCCATCAGCCGCGCGGCCACCATGGCCACCTGCTCGAGCCGATGCACCTCCGTGGCCCGTTCGCGCACCGGCACCACATGCGCCTTGATCCCGAACGTGGCCGAGAGCCGATGGCCGAGGTCTGCACCCGATCCGCTGGGCTGACGCAGGGAGATCCGCACGATCCCCTCCTCGCGCGCGGACTTGATCAATCGCGAGACGGTGGACCGCGAGACCCCGAGCGTCTTGGCGATGACCTCCATCGTCTGGTCCTGCAGGTAATACATCAGCGCCGCACGATAGGCGTCGTCCTCACGCACTCTCTCACCCTTCCCCGGCCTCGCCTGCACATATGTGCACGATGCTTGCGCACTCTTGCGGTGAGAGCAAGCATGAGCCGCGAGGGTGCCCCCGGTAGCGACGCGGCATCTTCCACGACTCAACGGAGAGGCAGACGCGTGCAGGGAGACCAAGGGGCTCACACCCGCTCTGCGGCCAGCGCGAGACAGCCCCTCTCCAGCCGTGCAGTCGGCGCGGACGCCGGGTCCGCACCGCAGAACACTTCCCCTGACGAAAGTGAGAACCGATCGTGAACTTCTCCGCGATCTTCGTGCCCGAGCTGTTCGGGACGATGATGCTGACGCTGCTCGGTTGCGGTGTCGTCGCCAACGCCGCACTCCCGGGCACCAAGGGCAATGGTGGCGGCTTCCTGATGGTGAACTTCGGCTGGGGCCTCGGCGTCTTCGCCGGTGTGTTCGTAGCACTCTCCAGCGGTGCACACATCAACCCGGCCGTGACCATCGGGCTGCTCGCCAACGGGGCCGAGGAACTCGGCCCCGACATCCCCGCGACAGCCGGCAATGCCCTGATCTACATCCTGGCGCAGGTGGCCGGAGCCTTCCTCGGAGCAGTGGTGTGCTGGTTGGCATACAAGCAGCACTTCGACGCCGACTCCGACGGGCCCACCAAACTAGGGGTGTTCTCCACGGGCCCGGCGATCCGGTCCTACGGCTGGAACGTCGTGACCGAGGTGATCGGCACGTTCGTGCTGGTGTTCGTGGTGATCTCGTTCGGCTTCGCCGGCGAGCAGGCAAGCGCGATCGGTTCGCCGCTCGCTGTGGCTCTGCTGGTGGTCGGCATCGGCGCCAGCCTCGGTGGCCCCACCGGCTACGCCATCAACCCGGCCCGTGACCTCGGTCCGCGCATCGCGCACGCGCTGCTGCCGATCAAGGGCAAGGGCACCAGCGACTGGAGCTACTCCTGGGTTCCGATCGTGGGCCCGCTCATCGGCGGAATCATCGGCGGCCTGAGCGCTGCCGCGATCTTCTGATCGACCCCGCTTAGCACTGACACATACCGTCCGCCCTCCTGCGGACACCAACACGAGCAGAAGGAGCACTCATGGCGCAGTACGTCCTCGCAATCGACCAAGGCACCACCAGCACCCGGGCGATCGTCTTCGACCATGCCGGCGAGATCGTCGAGAGCGGCCAGCTCGAGCACGAACAGATCCTCCCGAAGGCGGGATGGGTCGAACACGATCCGATGGAGATCTGGCGCAACGCTCGTGAGGTGGTGGGGCTCGCCCTGACCCGCGCGAACATCACCTCCACCGATCTCGCCGCCGTCGGTATCACGAACCAGCGTGAGACCACCGTGGTGTGGGACAAGAACACCGGCGAGCCGGTGTACAACGCGATTGTCTGGCAGGACACCCGCACCCAGAAGATCGCCGACGAACTCGCCGGTGACGAAGGCCCCGAGAAGTACAAGGCGAAGGTGGGGCTCCCGCTGGCCACCTACTTCTCCGGACCGAAGATCAAGTGGATCCTTGACAACGTCGAGGGCGCTCGCGCGAAGGCCGAGGCAGGCGACCTGATCTTCGGCAACACCGATTCCTGGCTGATCTGGAACATGACCGGCGGCACCGACGGTGGGGTGCACGTCACCGACGTCACCAACGCCTCGCGCACCATGCTGATGAACCTCGATTCGCTCAGCTGGAACGAGGACATCGCCGCCGATATGGGTATCCCGGTCTCGATGCTTCCTGAGATCAGGTCTTCCTCCGAGGTATACGGCAAGGGACGCCCGAAGGGAATGATCCCGGACATTCCCATCGCCGGAATCCTGGGCGACCAGCAGGCGGCCACCTTCGGCCAGGCCTGTTTCGAGGTGGGGATGGCCAAGAACACCTACGGCACCGGCAACTTCATGCTGATCAACACCGGTGAGGAGATCATTCCCTCGGAGAACGGTCTGCTCACCACCGTTGCGTACAAGATTGGGGACAACAAGCCGATCTACGCGCTCGAAGGTTCGATCGCCGTGACCGGATCGCTCATCCAGTGGCTGCGGGACAACCTTGGTCTGATCTCTTCCGCACCCGAGGTGGAGGATCTCGCCAAGACCGTCGAGGACAACGGCGGCGCATACTTCGTGCCGGCGTTCTCGGGCCTGTTCGCCCCGTACTGGCGCGGTGAGGCCCGTGGGGTGCTCGCGGGACTGACCCGGTTCGTGAACAAGGGCCACATCGCCCGGGCCGCACTGGAGGCCACCGCCTTCCAGACCCGTGAGGTGCTGGACGCGATGAACGCCGACTCCGGTGTGGATCTGACCGAGCTCAAAGTGGACGGCGGCATGATCGCCAACGAGCTGCTCATGCAGTTCCAGGCCGACATCCTGGGCGTGCCGGTGGTACGGCCGAAGGTGGCCGAGACCACGGCACTGGGCGCCGCCTACGCGGCGGGCATCGCCGTCGGCTACTGGTCCGGTGAGCAGGATGTGATCGACAACTGGGCCGAGGACAAGCGCTGGGAGCCTGCGATGGACGCGGACGAGCGTGAGCGCACCTATCGGCTCTGGAAGAAGGCGGTCACCAAGTCCTTCGACTGGGTGGATGCCGACACCGAGTGAGCACCGCGGCCCGGCCGGCCGGCTCGCCGCACTGATCGGACGGCGGTCCACCCAATGGGTGGGCCGCCGTCGTCATCATCGTGGTCGCACTCCCCCGTCGTGCTCCGCGTGCACGTTCGCTCGAGGAACCGGTTTCTTCTACGATGGGCAACGGACGCGATCATGACACCCGGGGAGGCACCGTGAGCAGCCGCGTGCCCACCATCGCCGAGGTCGCTCGCGAGGCGGGCGTATCCCGGGCCACCGTCTCCCGGGTGATGAACGGCCGATCCACCGTTGATCCCGACCTCGCATCGCGGGTGCGCGAGGTGGCCGCCGGCCTGAACTACTCCCCGAGCCGGGTGGCCCGCGGCCTCTCCCTCGGTCGTACCCAGACGGTGGGTCTGCTTGTGCCGGACCTGGGCAACCCCATGTTCCAGCAGGTGCTCCGCGGGGCCAATCAGGCCGCCACCCGCGCCGGCTACCGAATCCTCGTGGCGGATAGCATCGAGGAACCGCATCGGGAGGCCGAACTCGCCATCGAGGCGCGACGACGATGTGATGCATTAATCCTGTGCTCACCGCGGATGCCCGAGGACGAGCTTGCCCAGGTCCTCGCGTCCACGCACCCCGTGGTCCTGGTCAACCGCGAGCCCCAGGGCACCGGCGCCCCGGCTCTCTCGGTCGACTATGCCGCCGGGATCAGGGACCTGGCCGAGCACCTGATCGGCCTGGGGCACGAACGTCTCCTCTACCTGGCCGGGCCGGCGAGCAGCGCCTCGAACGCTGCCCGCGTGCGGAGTCTCGACGCCGTCGCGGCGCAGTACCCGCACGTGTGCCTCACCCGTGCAGACTGTGGCTCGATGATCGACGATGGCTACCGCGCCCTCGATGTAGTGCTCGGATCAGGAACGACGGCGGTCCTCGCCTTCAACGACCTCGTGGCATTCGGGCTGCTCGGCAAGCTCAATGAGGCAGGAGTACGGGTGCCGGAGGATCTCTCCGTCGCCGGATTCGATGACATCGCCTTCGCCAAGTACGCCACACCATCGCTGACCACGATGTCCGTCCCGCAGATGGACCTCGGACGGCATGCGTGGGAACGCCTGCATCAATTGCTCGAGGGGGAGCCGGAGAGTCCGTCGCTGCACCTGCGGCCGCGCCTGGTGGCTCGATCCAGCACCGGCCCCGCCGCTCGCCGACCTGGCGGGCTCACCACCGACGGAGACCGAACCCCTCGATGACTGCCGTCCTGACCGCGCTGGGCACTATGGCGGTGATCGCGTTCGCCGGCTGGGTGCTGGCCACGTTTCGTGTGCTGGGCCCAGGTGCGCAGCAGGTGCTGGCCCGCCTCGTGTTCGCCCTGGCCACGCCGTCGCTGCTGATCACCACGATCGGCGAGGCGAACTTGTCGCTGCTCCTCACTCGGACCGCCGCGACCACCGTCATCAGCACCTTGGTCGTCGCCACCACGGCAGCCGCGATCTTCGGCGGACTCCTGCGGCGTGGACGGGGACAGGCCACAGTGGCGACCCTGGCAGCGAGCTACGTCAATGCCGGCAACATCGGCATCCCCGTGGCCATCTACGTGCTCACAGACGCACTCGCGGTGGTGCCGACGATGCTGATGCAGCTGCTGGTGCTCGCCCCCACGGCCTACGCGGTGCTGGACACCGCGGGCGCCGGACGGCGCGAGCTGGTGCTCCGGCCATTGCGCAGCCCGCTCACCATCGGGGCGCTGATCGGTCTTGCGCTGGCCATCGTGCCCTGGACGCCGCCAGACGCCGTGCTGCAACCCCTACGGCTGGTGGGCAGTACCGCCGCGCCGCTGGCACTGCTCACCCTGGGGATGTCTTTTGCTCCCCTGCGCCGCAGCGATGCCCCCTCGACAGCATCGGCGTCGAAGCCGGCGCCCCCGCCAGGGCACTGGCTGGATGTGGCCATCGTGGCCACATTGCGGGGGGCGGTTCATCCAGCGCTCACCTTTGCGGTGGCTCACGCCCTCGGCGTGGCCGAGGAGGACATGCTGGCGGTCGTGCTGATGGCTGCACTCCCGACGGCGCAGAACGTGCTGGTCTATGCGCTGCAGTTCGACCGCGGCCTGAGGATCGCGAGGGACTCACAGGTGATCACCACGGCGGTGTCGATCCCGTTGCTGGTGGGTGTGGTCGCACTGCTGCACTAACCGCCTAGGCTCCGAACGTCATCTCCCGGGCCTGCGCATAGCGCTCGGTCAAAGACTGCGCGGCAGCCCCATCGAACGGGTACTCCTTCGCGCCCGAGAGCGGCCACTCGGGCGCCTGAGCCGCCCCGGAGAGCGCCCATGCCGCCTGGCGGGCGGCGCCATCGGCCACGTACTCGCCCGGTTCCGGCACGGTCACGGGCACACCAAGCACGGCCGGTGCGATCTGCCGCACTGCCTCAGACTGCGCGGCACCGCCGATGAGGAAGACCCGCCGCACCGGTACACCCTGGGCGCGCAACGCCGTCATGCCATCAGCGAGTGAGCACAGCACCCCTTCGACGGCGGCCCTCGCCAGGTGCGCGGGCGTCGTGTTGCCCAGACGCACACCATGCAGCGCGCCCGAGGCGTCCGGTTTGTTCGGGGTGCGCTCACCCTCCAGGTAGGGCACCAGGGTGAGTCCGTCCGCGCCGGCGGGTGCGGAGAGCGCCAGCGCGGAGAACTCCTCATGACCCACACCGAGGAGACGCCCCATCGCATCGAACACACGACTGCCGTTGAGCGTGCAGGCCAGCGGCAGGTACCGTCCGGTGGCGTCGGCGAATCCGGCGACCAGCCCCTCGGGGTCGGCCACCGGAGTGTCGCAGACGGCGCTGACCACTCCCGAGGTGCCGATCGAGACGGCCACATCGCCGGGAACCATACCGAGGCCGAGCGCGGCCGCGGCGTTGTCGCCGGCACCGGCACCGAGGACGGATCCCTGCCTCTCGCGCGCCACTGCGCCGGGCGCCACCACCGTGGGCACGCCGATACGGCGGCCGAACGCGCGCTCGAGCAGATCGAATCGGTACTCGCCGCTGGCAGCGTCGAAGTAGCCGGTACCGGAGGCGTCCGAGCGGTCAGTGGTGAGCCGCTCGAGGCTGTTCCCGCCCGCACGGCTCCCGGGGCCGTCTCCGGCCAGGCGCCAGGTGAGCCAATCATGCGGTAGGGCCACTGCGGCCACCCGCTCGGCGTGCTCTGGCTCATTCTCGGCAAGCCAGCGCAGCTTGGTGGCGGTGATCGAGGCCACCGGAACTACGCCGACCTGTTCGGCCCAGGCACGCGCTCCGGCATCAGAGTCACCCTCGCCCAGCTCGGCGATCAGATCCGTGGCGGCCTGCGCACTGCGGGTGTCGTTCCACAACAGCGCCGGGCGCACCACATGTCCGTCGGCGTCCAGCGCCACCATGCCGTGCTGTTGCCCACCCACTGCCACGGCCGCAACATCGTCCAGTCCCCCGGCGGCAGAGACCGCCACCTGCAGGGCGTCCCACCACGCCTCGGGGTCCACCTCAGTGCCTTCCGGGTGGGGCGCGGAGCCGAAGCGTTGTAGCGCCCCGGTCTCCGCATCGCGGATGACCACCTTGCAGGATTGGGTGGACGAGTCCACCCCTGCGACCAGCGTCCCCGTGTGGGGGTGTTCGGATAGGTGCGATGTCGGCGTCGTCATCTGGCTAGTTTCACCCGATCAGGTGCCGCAGGGCCAACTGGTTCAGCTGGACGAAGCCGGCATTGCGAGCACCGGCCGCGTCGACGTCGTAGTCCTCGAATGCGGAGCGGTCGGCAAGCAGATCGGCAAGGGCCTCCCCCTCGCCCAGCGTGGGTTCGGAGAGCTCGAACACTCCGGAGGTCTCCAGCGCGGCCTGCACCTCGGGGTCGGCTCGGTAGGCCTTCGCCTTCTCGGCCAGCAGCAGGTAGGTCTCCATATTCGCGCGGGCGGAGTCCCACACACCCTCGAAGCCCTCGGTGCGGGAGGGCTTGTAGTCGAAGTGGCGCGGACCGTCATAGGTGGGGCCACCGCCGGGGAACCCGTTCTCGATCAGGTCCACGGTGAAGAAGGCGGAGAGCAGATCGCCGTGCCCGAACACCAGGTCCTGGTCGTACTTGATGGAGCGCTGCCCGTTCAGGTCGATGTGGAAGAGCTTGCCGGCCCACAGTGCCTGGGCGATGCCGTGGGTGTAGTTGAGGCCCGCCATCTGCTCATGCCCGGTTTCGGGGTTCAGACCCACGATATCGCCGTGTTCGAGCTCGGCGATGAAACCGAGGGCATGGCCCACGGTCGGCAACAGGATGTCCCCGCGCGGCTCGTTCG
Protein-coding sequences here:
- the xylB gene encoding xylulokinase; the protein is MTTPTSHLSEHPHTGTLVAGVDSSTQSCKVVIRDAETGALQRFGSAPHPEGTEVDPEAWWDALQVAVSAAGGLDDVAAVAVGGQQHGMVALDADGHVVRPALLWNDTRSAQAATDLIAELGEGDSDAGARAWAEQVGVVPVASITATKLRWLAENEPEHAERVAAVALPHDWLTWRLAGDGPGSRAGGNSLERLTTDRSDASGTGYFDAASGEYRFDLLERAFGRRIGVPTVVAPGAVARERQGSVLGAGAGDNAAAALGLGMVPGDVAVSIGTSGVVSAVCDTPVADPEGLVAGFADATGRYLPLACTLNGSRVFDAMGRLLGVGHEEFSALALSAPAGADGLTLVPYLEGERTPNKPDASGALHGVRLGNTTPAHLARAAVEGVLCSLADGMTALRAQGVPVRRVFLIGGAAQSEAVRQIAPAVLGVPVTVPEPGEYVADGAARQAAWALSGAAQAPEWPLSGAKEYPFDGAAAQSLTERYAQAREMTFGA
- the xylA gene encoding xylose isomerase is translated as MVRTPTPTPNDKFSFGLWTVGWAAQDQFGQATRPALDPTEYLPHLAEAGAWGVTFHDDDVVPFGADDATRERGFAEFKKAADAAGLTIEMVTTNLFSHPVFKDGGLTANDRSVRRFGLRKVIRNVDLAASMGAATFVMWGGREGSEYDGAKDVNAALDRYREGVDTVAAYIKSQGYDLKIALEPKPNEPRGDILLPTVGHALGFIAELEHGDIVGLNPETGHEQMAGLNYTHGIAQALWAGKLFHIDLNGQRSIKYDQDLVFGHGDLLSAFFTVDLIENGFPGGGPTYDGPRHFDYKPSRTEGFEGVWDSARANMETYLLLAEKAKAYRADPEVQAALETSGVFELSEPTLGEGEALADLLADRSAFEDYDVDAAGARNAGFVQLNQLALRHLIG